The following coding sequences lie in one Saccopteryx bilineata isolate mSacBil1 chromosome X, mSacBil1_pri_phased_curated, whole genome shotgun sequence genomic window:
- the LOC136316981 gene encoding LOW QUALITY PROTEIN: probable ATP-dependent RNA helicase DDX20 (The sequence of the model RefSeq protein was modified relative to this genomic sequence to represent the inferred CDS: inserted 4 bases in 4 codons; deleted 1 base in 1 codon; substituted 1 base at 1 genomic stop codon) encodes MVAALEAPAALATEETSVPTEQVVSRVPAPEPVSEPVRSRRXGPRTRTGDVLLAEPAVFESLLLSRPVLEGLRAAGFERPSRVQLKAIPLRRCXLDLIVQAKPSTGKTCVFSTIALDSLVLENLCTQILILAPTREIAVQIHSVITTIGIKMEGLECHVFIGGTLVSQDKARLEKCHIAVGSPSRIKQLIKLDYLNPGSIRLFILDEANKLLEEGSFHEQINWIYSSLPASKQMVAVSATYPECLANALAKYMREPTFVRLNSSDPSLTGLKQYYKAVHLYPLARKILEEKAQHLQELLSRIPFNQAFIFSNLHSRAQHLADVLSCKGFPAECVSGNMNRSQXLDAMAKLKQFHCRVLISADLTSCGIDAEKVNLVVNLDIPLDWETYMHRIGRAGRFGTLGLTVTFCCRGEEENMMMKIAQKYNINLLPLPDPIPPGLMEECLDWDVEVRAAVHTYGLAGAPSQPLQTQTQEVEKTSQPQTAHSNHVASCRNASVSGLSVRSKAITKQKLPVXSHSECGILEKAGSPKALGCAIQLEEHMDNSVEPPTENCNNSLQHQARENLPVLLPQIPCLSAXPCTLPFAELVEDYEHYIKEGLEKPVEIIRHYTGRGDQAVNPQNGFVRNRVTPESVWVLASSSQSGHSESDSGSYSSRTSFQSKGNKSCMAGSSDIPLKGLESTPADGHVSLEQTLNGSDTPNLVECPGSPEVRVKARPTKGAQQRVKQSRRSLPRRSSSRVQTDPQEGEGYARHRESHEGSPGAYQDYEEYWRAYYRAWHEYYAAASQSYYWNTRHPGWMAACHMNSVYLQEMLRGNQ; translated from the exons ATGGTGGCGGCGTTGGAAGCGCCAGCGGCCTTAGCGACCGAGGAGACTTCTGTGCCCACGGAACAGGTGGTCTCACGGGTCCCAGCCCCAGAGCCCGTCTCGGAGCCGGTGCGGAGCCGAC GCGGCCCACGGACCCGCACAGGGGACGTGCTGCTGGCGGAGCCCGCAGTCTTCGAGTCGCTGCTGCTGTCGCGGCCGGTGCTGGAGGGGTTGCGGGCGGCCGGCTTCGAGCGGCCCTCCCGGGTGCAGCTCAAGGCCATCCCGCTGAGGCGCT AGCTCGATTTAATTGTCCAAGCAAAGCCTAGCACTGGCAAAACCTGTGTATTCTCCACCATTGCTTTGGACTCTCTTGTTCTTGAAAACTTATGCACCCAGATTTTGATCTTGGCTCCTACAAGAGAAATTGCTGTACAGATACATTCTGTTATCACAACCATTGGAATAAAAATGGAAGGCTTAGAGTGTCACGTCTTCATTGGAGGGACTCTAGTATCTCAAGACAAAGCCAGACTTGAAAAGTGTCATATTGCTGTTGGATCTCCTAGCAGAATTAAACAGCTGATAAAACTTGACTACTTGAACCCAGGCAGTATACGTCTCTTTATTCTGGATGAAGCGAATAAGCTTTTAGAAGAAGGCAGCTTCCATGAACAAATAAATTGGATTTATTCTTCCTTGCCTGCCAGCAAACAGATGGTGGCAGTATCGGCTACTTACCCGGAATGTTTGGCTAATGCTTTGGCAAAGTACATGAGAGAGCCCACTTTTGTGAGACTCAATTCCAGCGACCCAAGTCTCACAGGTTTGAAGCAGTATTACAAAGCTGTCCATTTGTACCCTTTGGCCCGTAAGATACTTGAGGAGAAGGCTCAGCATTTACAGGAACTGCTCAGCAGAATTCCGTTTAATCAAGCCTTCATCTTTTCTAATTTGCACAGCAGAGCGCAGCATCTGGCTGACGTCCTCTCCTGTAAGGGCTTTCCTGCGGAGTGCGTTTCAGGCAACATGAACCGGAGCC CCCTTGACGCCATGGCCAAGCTGAAGCAGTTCCACTGCCGGGTCCTCATTTCCGCGGATCTGACTTCCTGTGGCATCGATGCTGAGAAGGTGAATCTGGTTGTGAATCTGGACATACCATTGGATTGGGAGACATACATGCATCGGATCGGCAGAGCTGGCCGTTTTGGGACTTTGGGACTGACAGTGACCTTCTGTTGCcggggagaagaagaaaatatgatgATGAAAATTGCCCAGAAATATAATATCAACCTTCTGCCTTTGCCAGACCCCATTCCTCCAGGTCTGATGGAAGAATGTTTGGATTGGGACGTGGAGGTTAGAGCTGCTGTGCATACATATGGCTTGGCAGGTGCACCGAGCCAGCCCCTCCAAACACAAACTCAAGAAGTAGAGAAGACCTCTCAACCTCAGACAGCTCACAGTAACCACGTGGCTTCTTGTAGAAATGCTTCAGTATCTGGACTGTCAGTCAGGTCCAAGGCCATCACCAAACAAAAACTGCCTGTGTAAAGCCACTCAGAGTGTGGGATCCTAGAAAAAGCAGGGTCACCGAAAGCGCTGGGCTGTGCCATACAGCTGGAAGAGCATATGGACAATTCTGTTGAGCCTCCTACTGAAAACTGCAATAACAgtct TCAACACCAGGCCAGGGAGAACTTGCCTGTGTTGCTCCCCCAAATCCCTTGTCTGTCTG CGCCATGCACTTTGCCTTTTGCAGAGCTGGTAGAGGATTACGAGCACTATATTAAGGAGGGGTTGGAGAAACCTGTAGAAATCATCAGGCACTACACAGGTCGTGGGGATCAGGCTGTGAACCCACAGAATGGTTTTGTGAGAAACCGAGTTACTCCGGAGAGCGTGTGGGTTTTGGCAAGTAGTAGCCAGTCAGGGCACTCGGAGAGTGACAGCGGTTCTTACAGCTCCAGGACTTCCTTCCAGAGCAAAGGAAACAAGTCGTGCATGGCAGGCTCTTCTGACATTCCGCTGAAAGGCTTGGAATCGACCCCTGCGGATGGCCATGTCTCTTTGGAACAAACTCTGAATGGGAGTGACACCCCTAATCTAGTCGAGTGTCCGGGGTCACCTGAAGTCCGGGTAAAGGCAAGGCCTACAAAGGGGGCTCAGCAGAGGGTGAAGCAGAGCCGGAGA AGCCTCCCCCGGCGGTCCTCCTCACGGGTGCAAACAGATCCCCAGGAAGGTGAGGGGTATGCCCGCCACAGGGAGAGCCACGAGGGCTCTCCTGGTGCGTATCAGGACTACGAGGAGTACTGGCGAGCCTACTACAGGGCCTGGCACGAGTACTATGCAGCCGCTTCTCAGTCCTATTACTggaacact AGGCACCCAGGCTGGATGGCAGCCTGCCACATGAATAGCGTTTACCTACAAGAAATGCTGCGTGGCAACCAGTGA